The proteins below come from a single Alkalispirillum mobile genomic window:
- a CDS encoding circularly permuted type 2 ATP-grasp protein — translation MQQWNGYRPGTGYYDELVDGSGTPRPGCQHLLEYLKSLSVQELADRHQAADATIRAMGITFTVYSDGENIDRAWPFDFVPRIIERREWETIQAGLFQRLRALNAFIDDVYNDQRALRDGVVPESVVLKSRDFRPQCQGVSPPHGVWAHVCGTDLVRDKDGTLYVLEDNLRVPSGVSYMLENRHVMKRIFPELFEHSRIMPVDAYPGQLLDTLCSLAPDVPNPEIVVLTPGIYNSAYFEHSYLAQQMGAELVEGRDLVVGEDEYVYMRTIHGLERVDVIYRRIDDDFLDPEAFRPDSTLGVPGLMRAWRKGHVAIANAPGAGVADDKVVYAHVPALIRYFLDEEPILPNVPTYQCVDPDDRAYVLDHLAELVVKPANESGGYGMLIGPAATADERSQFADLIRANPRNYIAQPTLMISTCPTLCDGELEPRHVDLRPFVLQGKSFNVTTGGLSRVALRKGSLVVNSSQGGGSKDTWVVDTAADAGPGAVDDGTVGGAD, via the coding sequence ATGCAGCAATGGAACGGGTACCGGCCCGGTACCGGTTACTACGATGAACTGGTGGATGGTAGCGGAACCCCCCGCCCCGGCTGCCAGCACCTGCTGGAATACCTCAAATCCCTCTCGGTACAGGAACTGGCGGACCGCCATCAGGCGGCTGATGCCACCATTCGGGCGATGGGCATCACCTTCACGGTCTACTCCGACGGCGAGAACATCGACCGGGCGTGGCCCTTCGACTTCGTGCCCCGCATCATCGAGCGTCGGGAGTGGGAAACCATCCAAGCCGGGCTGTTCCAGCGGCTGCGCGCACTCAACGCATTCATCGACGACGTCTACAACGACCAGCGTGCGCTGCGCGACGGCGTGGTGCCCGAGTCCGTGGTGCTTAAATCACGCGATTTCCGCCCCCAATGCCAGGGGGTATCGCCACCCCACGGGGTCTGGGCCCACGTCTGCGGCACCGACCTGGTGCGCGACAAGGACGGCACCCTGTACGTGCTGGAGGACAACCTGCGGGTGCCCTCTGGCGTCTCTTACATGCTGGAGAACCGGCATGTAATGAAGCGCATCTTCCCGGAACTGTTCGAGCACAGCCGCATCATGCCGGTGGATGCCTACCCGGGGCAATTGTTGGACACCCTCTGCTCGCTGGCCCCCGACGTCCCCAACCCGGAGATTGTGGTGCTTACTCCGGGTATCTATAACTCCGCCTACTTTGAGCATAGCTACCTGGCCCAGCAAATGGGTGCGGAGCTGGTGGAAGGGCGCGACCTGGTTGTGGGGGAGGATGAATACGTCTACATGCGCACCATCCACGGGCTGGAGCGGGTGGATGTGATCTACCGCCGCATCGATGACGACTTCCTCGACCCGGAGGCCTTCCGCCCCGACTCCACGCTGGGGGTGCCCGGCCTGATGCGCGCCTGGCGCAAGGGGCACGTGGCCATCGCCAATGCCCCGGGCGCTGGCGTGGCGGATGACAAGGTGGTGTATGCCCACGTGCCGGCGCTGATCCGCTACTTCCTCGACGAGGAACCGATCCTTCCGAACGTCCCCACCTACCAATGCGTGGACCCGGACGACCGGGCCTACGTGCTGGATCACCTGGCAGAACTGGTGGTCAAACCGGCCAACGAGTCGGGTGGCTACGGCATGCTCATCGGCCCCGCCGCCACTGCCGATGAGCGGTCGCAGTTCGCCGATCTGATCCGCGCCAATCCGCGCAATTACATCGCCCAGCCCACGCTCATGATCTCCACCTGCCCGACCCTCTGTGACGGCGAGCTGGAACCCCGCCACGTGGATTTACGGCCCTTCGTACTGCAGGGCAAGAGTTTCAATGTGACCACCGGCGGGCTTAGCCGGGTCGCCCTGCGCAAGGGCTCGCTGGTGGTGAACTCCTCCCAGGGGGGAGGCAGCAAGGATACCTGGGTCGTGGATACCGCCGCGGATGCCGGCCCGGGTGCCGTGGATGACGGAACCGTGGGAGGGGCGGACTGA
- a CDS encoding alpha-E domain-containing protein, producing the protein MLSRLAENIYWLARYLERTEDTARLLLASAQIQMDLPSGMPMSWHSLLEILGASEPYRARHGSENERAVMRFLISDPAYSGSIAASVRSARENARVTRDQLPREAWEAINGLHYLLQEQAPNAIASRWRRNDLLAAIAAQCQRIQGVLHGSVSRGPRYQFIALGRYLERADMTTRILDVRYASLFPMDGDGNDSYYSSVCWISVLRSLSAYEMYRQDLHGLVRGRDVVHYLLQGERSPRAVGFALARIRQCLEGLPNHQQPAARLEALQAVLATASLVDLSPDAMHEFIDGLQQGFAALHGDVVQTYFRFTP; encoded by the coding sequence ATGCTGTCCAGACTGGCTGAGAACATCTACTGGCTGGCCCGCTACCTGGAGCGGACGGAGGACACGGCGCGCCTGCTGCTGGCCTCGGCGCAAATCCAGATGGACCTGCCCAGCGGGATGCCCATGAGCTGGCACTCGCTGCTGGAGATCCTCGGGGCGAGCGAGCCCTACCGAGCGCGGCACGGCTCCGAAAACGAGCGCGCCGTGATGCGGTTTCTGATCAGCGACCCGGCCTACTCCGGTTCCATCGCCGCGAGTGTGCGTAGCGCCCGCGAGAACGCCCGCGTCACCCGGGATCAATTGCCCCGGGAGGCGTGGGAGGCGATCAACGGACTGCACTACCTGCTGCAGGAGCAGGCGCCCAATGCAATCGCCAGTCGCTGGCGCCGCAACGACCTGCTGGCCGCCATCGCGGCCCAGTGCCAGCGGATTCAGGGCGTGCTCCACGGCTCGGTCAGCCGCGGCCCGCGGTACCAGTTCATCGCATTGGGGCGCTACCTGGAACGGGCGGACATGACCACACGGATTCTGGACGTCCGCTACGCCAGCCTCTTTCCCATGGATGGTGACGGCAACGACAGCTATTACTCGTCGGTCTGCTGGATCAGCGTGCTGCGCTCACTCAGCGCGTATGAGATGTACCGGCAGGACCTGCACGGCCTCGTGCGCGGCCGCGACGTGGTGCACTACCTGTTACAGGGCGAGCGCTCCCCGCGGGCGGTGGGGTTCGCCCTGGCGAGGATCCGCCAATGCCTGGAGGGGCTGCCGAACCACCAGCAACCCGCAGCCAGGCTGGAGGCCTTGCAAGCGGTGCTGGCAACGGCGAGTCTCGTCGATCTCTCACCCGATGCCATGCACGAGTTCATCGACGGCCTGCAGCAGGGCTTTGCCGCGCTGCACGGCGATGTGGTTCAGACCTATTTCCGGTTCACCCCATGA
- a CDS encoding zinc-binding metallopeptidase family protein — protein sequence MRRFQCHCGNRLFFDNTYCLKCHHQLGFLPDRLTLSAIRPDPDGAWTALGPEVDGRRYRQCAHYEHAGVCNWMVPLDDQDHHCLACRLNHVIPDLSVLQNWRRWAKLEAAKRRLVYQLLHLGLPFQGKRAGGHRGLAFAFLADQPQASPISTGHTNGLITINIEEADPVRREAVREKLGEPYRTLLGHFRHESGHYYWERFFADTGRQPAFRALFGDERQDYAQALRDHYRNPNPDWQEQHISRYASSHPWEDWAETWAHYLHMRDALETAGDLGLVLESCASTVRFSDRDDFQYLLDAWLELTMAMNSMSRSMGSPDMYPFTITPTVARKLEAVHREVHGMVTVGSTAQDR from the coding sequence ATGAGACGCTTCCAGTGTCATTGCGGCAACCGGCTCTTCTTCGATAATACCTACTGCCTGAAGTGTCACCACCAGTTGGGCTTCCTGCCGGATCGGCTCACGCTCAGCGCGATCCGCCCGGACCCGGACGGCGCGTGGACGGCGCTGGGACCGGAGGTAGACGGTCGCCGCTACCGGCAGTGCGCCCATTATGAGCATGCCGGGGTGTGCAACTGGATGGTGCCCCTGGACGACCAGGACCACCACTGCCTCGCCTGCCGTCTGAATCACGTGATACCGGACCTGTCGGTGCTACAGAACTGGCGGCGTTGGGCCAAACTGGAGGCGGCCAAGCGGCGCCTCGTCTACCAGCTGCTCCACCTGGGACTGCCCTTTCAGGGCAAGCGGGCAGGCGGGCACCGGGGGTTGGCCTTCGCCTTTCTGGCCGATCAGCCACAGGCCTCGCCCATCTCCACCGGCCACACCAACGGGCTGATCACCATCAACATAGAGGAGGCCGACCCGGTCCGCCGGGAGGCCGTGCGGGAGAAGCTCGGCGAACCCTACCGGACGCTCCTCGGCCACTTCCGCCACGAAAGCGGGCACTATTACTGGGAGCGCTTTTTCGCGGATACCGGCCGACAGCCGGCCTTTCGAGCGCTGTTCGGGGACGAACGGCAGGATTATGCCCAGGCGTTGCGCGACCATTACCGCAACCCCAACCCCGACTGGCAGGAGCAGCACATCAGCCGCTACGCCAGCAGCCACCCCTGGGAAGACTGGGCAGAAACCTGGGCCCACTACCTGCACATGCGCGATGCCCTGGAGACGGCCGGCGATCTCGGCCTGGTGCTGGAGTCCTGCGCCAGCACCGTGCGTTTCTCCGACCGGGACGACTTCCAGTACCTGCTGGACGCCTGGCTGGAGCTCACCATGGCCATGAACAGCATGAGTCGCAGCATGGGGTCGCCAGACATGTACCCCTTCACCATCACGCCGACCGTGGCGCGCAAGCTAGAGGCCGTGCACCGGGAAGTACACGGCATGGTCACGGTAGGCTCGACCGCGCAGGACCGTTGA
- a CDS encoding proteasome-type protease has protein sequence MTYCLAASLRAGLVFAADTRTNAGLDHVNSFRKMHSFVWEGDRVMVLLSAGNLATTQAVVTHLQREAEEGGPLREVAHLSDAAEHVGQVSLQVQQRYHSADSANPVSLEATFILGGQVGDEAPSAFLIYPQGNFITCSEEQPFLQIGETKYGKPILDRIIEPGLSLEDAARCALVSIDSTMRSNLSVGPPVDLAIYRAGTLEAPRTLRYKHNSPYFASVRKHWSEGLRRLFDDLPRFDWES, from the coding sequence ATGACCTACTGCCTTGCCGCGTCCCTCCGGGCGGGCCTGGTCTTTGCCGCCGATACCCGTACCAACGCCGGTCTGGACCACGTGAACAGCTTTCGCAAGATGCACAGCTTCGTCTGGGAGGGCGATCGGGTGATGGTCCTGCTCAGCGCGGGTAACCTGGCCACCACCCAGGCGGTGGTTACCCATCTGCAACGGGAGGCGGAGGAAGGCGGGCCGCTGCGCGAGGTGGCGCACTTGAGCGATGCCGCCGAGCACGTGGGACAGGTCAGCCTGCAGGTGCAGCAGCGCTACCACAGCGCCGATAGCGCCAACCCGGTCTCGCTGGAGGCCACCTTCATTCTCGGGGGGCAGGTGGGCGATGAGGCCCCCAGCGCGTTTCTGATCTATCCGCAGGGCAACTTCATCACCTGCTCCGAGGAGCAGCCCTTCCTGCAGATCGGCGAGACCAAGTACGGCAAACCGATCCTCGACCGCATTATCGAGCCGGGGCTGAGCCTTGAGGATGCGGCCCGCTGCGCCCTGGTGTCCATTGACTCCACCATGCGCTCCAATCTGTCCGTAGGCCCGCCGGTGGACCTGGCCATCTACCGTGCCGGTACCCTGGAGGCCCCGCGCACCCTGCGCTACAAGCACAACTCGCCCTATTTTGCTTCCGTGCGCAAGCATTGGAGTGAGGGCCTGCGGCGGCTGTTCGATGACCTGCCCCGGTTCGACTGGGAGTCCTGA
- the pta gene encoding phosphate acetyltransferase, producing the protein MKVFDQIVDQARLSPRHVVLMEGEDERVLEAAGRIVDEGIARVSVVGAAEPVRTRLAELGVDPAKVNVVDPSDDALASRLGSRLLELRKHKGMTAEEAERLARQPLYASLLMVAGGEADGCVGGAVHATADVVRAALQVIGVAKDAELVSSFFLMLLCEEFHQRKGGALFADCGLVVDPNAEQLAEIAITTAATARRLLHEEPRVAMLSFSTRGSASHPVLDKQARALEIIKERAPDLAVEGEMQFDAAFVPDVGNKKAPGSAVAGTANVLIFPDLEAGNIGYKIAERIGRAGAIGPVLQGLAKPVNDLSRGCSVQDIVRVAAITCVQAQQRTEVGAA; encoded by the coding sequence ATGAAGGTTTTTGACCAGATTGTGGATCAGGCAAGGTTGAGTCCCCGCCACGTGGTGTTGATGGAAGGGGAGGATGAGCGGGTCCTTGAGGCTGCCGGGCGTATCGTCGACGAGGGCATTGCCCGGGTATCCGTCGTGGGTGCGGCGGAGCCTGTTCGCACCCGCCTGGCGGAGTTAGGGGTGGATCCGGCCAAGGTCAACGTGGTGGACCCGTCTGACGACGCCCTGGCCAGCCGGCTTGGTAGCCGGCTTCTGGAACTGCGCAAGCACAAGGGGATGACCGCCGAGGAGGCTGAGCGGCTGGCGCGGCAACCGCTTTACGCCAGCCTGTTGATGGTGGCCGGCGGCGAGGCGGACGGCTGCGTGGGCGGGGCGGTGCACGCCACCGCCGACGTGGTGCGCGCGGCGCTGCAGGTGATTGGGGTCGCCAAGGACGCAGAACTGGTCTCCAGTTTCTTTCTGATGCTGCTCTGCGAGGAGTTCCACCAGCGCAAGGGGGGCGCGCTGTTCGCCGACTGCGGGCTCGTGGTGGACCCCAATGCCGAGCAACTGGCGGAGATCGCCATCACCACGGCGGCCACGGCGCGTCGGCTGCTCCACGAGGAGCCGCGGGTGGCGATGCTCTCCTTTTCCACCCGAGGCAGTGCCAGCCACCCGGTGCTGGATAAGCAGGCGCGCGCCCTGGAGATCATCAAGGAGCGCGCCCCGGATCTGGCCGTGGAGGGGGAGATGCAGTTCGATGCCGCCTTCGTGCCCGATGTCGGTAACAAAAAGGCGCCGGGGTCTGCCGTTGCCGGCACCGCGAACGTGCTGATCTTCCCGGACCTAGAGGCCGGAAACATCGGTTACAAGATTGCCGAACGCATCGGCCGTGCGGGTGCCATCGGCCCCGTCCTGCAGGGCCTGGCCAAGCCGGTGAACGATCTCTCCCGTGGCTGCAGCGTGCAGGACATCGTGCGCGTGGCGGCCATCACCTGCGTGCAGGCGCAGCAGAGGACCGAGGTCGGGGCTGCCTAG
- a CDS encoding SulP family inorganic anion transporter, with amino-acid sequence MRAERLLPFLEWMPRMSGRSLRADLIAGLTGAVIVLPQGVAYALIAGLPPEYGLYGAIVIAIVAGLFGSSMHLVSGPTAALSIVVFSVVSGVVSPDSAEFVPFVLTVTFMAGVFQLVLGAARLGALVNFISHTVVVGFTTGAAVLIATSQLRHFFGLDMPSGQSFINTVVQFAQLLPQLNPWAVAVGALTLTTSVLVARLRPQWPSMLVAMLVGSVFATLIGGAERGINMVGAMPGQLPPPSTPIFSLEVMSQLAPGALAIAIIGLIEAVAISRAVATKSGQRLDGNQEFLGQGLSNVAGSFFSCYAGSGSFTRTAANYHAGAWTPLSVICSAMLVVLVLVFAPGITAWLPMPAMAAIVLLIAWKLIDLKHWRAIIGVSRQETLVLVVTFASTLLLALEFAIYLGVLVSLMLYLKRTASPRMVPLAPVPSRPERPYRNVEKWQVEQCPQLKILRVDGSLFFGAVAHVQSVLHGLTQQGYRHILLVGPGVNFIDVAGAEMLAHEARRLRDLGGGLYLSSFKSTALELVRQDVYISEVGEENIFHSPQEAVATLFPRLDESTCRACTARIFQECSRVPGPESQTTKSRTSDPEK; translated from the coding sequence ATGCGGGCTGAACGGCTCCTCCCCTTCCTGGAGTGGATGCCCCGGATGAGCGGCCGCAGCCTGCGTGCCGATCTCATCGCGGGGCTGACCGGGGCGGTGATTGTTCTGCCCCAGGGCGTGGCCTACGCCCTGATTGCCGGTTTGCCCCCGGAATACGGCCTTTACGGCGCCATCGTCATCGCCATCGTCGCGGGTCTGTTCGGCTCCTCGATGCATCTGGTCTCCGGTCCGACCGCGGCCTTGTCCATCGTGGTGTTCAGCGTGGTCTCCGGCGTGGTCTCACCCGATAGCGCCGAGTTCGTGCCCTTCGTGCTCACCGTGACCTTCATGGCCGGTGTATTTCAGCTGGTGCTGGGGGCTGCGCGGCTCGGCGCCCTGGTCAACTTTATCTCCCACACCGTGGTGGTGGGTTTTACCACGGGCGCCGCGGTGTTGATCGCCACCAGTCAACTCCGCCACTTCTTCGGGCTGGACATGCCCTCCGGGCAATCGTTCATCAACACCGTGGTGCAGTTCGCGCAGCTTCTGCCGCAGCTTAACCCCTGGGCGGTGGCCGTAGGGGCGCTGACGCTGACCACTTCGGTGCTTGTGGCCCGGTTACGTCCGCAGTGGCCCAGCATGCTTGTGGCCATGCTTGTGGGCAGTGTGTTCGCCACGCTCATTGGCGGGGCGGAGCGGGGCATCAACATGGTGGGTGCCATGCCTGGACAGTTGCCGCCCCCCAGTACGCCGATATTCTCGCTGGAGGTCATGAGCCAGCTCGCGCCAGGTGCACTGGCCATTGCCATAATCGGGCTGATCGAGGCGGTGGCGATCAGCCGCGCCGTGGCCACGAAATCCGGTCAGCGACTGGACGGCAATCAGGAGTTTCTCGGTCAGGGGCTCTCCAACGTGGCGGGCAGTTTCTTCTCCTGCTACGCGGGTTCCGGCTCGTTCACCCGCACCGCGGCCAACTACCATGCCGGTGCCTGGACGCCCCTGTCGGTCATCTGCAGCGCCATGCTGGTCGTCCTGGTTCTGGTCTTCGCACCCGGGATTACCGCGTGGTTGCCCATGCCGGCCATGGCAGCGATCGTGCTGCTGATCGCGTGGAAGCTGATTGATCTCAAGCACTGGCGAGCGATTATCGGCGTGAGTCGCCAGGAGACACTGGTGCTGGTGGTGACCTTCGCCTCCACGCTGCTTCTGGCGCTGGAGTTCGCCATCTACCTCGGTGTCCTCGTCTCCCTGATGCTCTATCTCAAGCGCACCGCAAGCCCGCGCATGGTACCGCTGGCGCCGGTGCCCAGCCGTCCGGAGCGGCCCTATCGCAACGTCGAGAAGTGGCAGGTAGAGCAATGCCCGCAGCTGAAGATCCTGCGGGTGGATGGCTCCCTTTTCTTCGGCGCTGTGGCCCATGTGCAGTCTGTCCTGCACGGCCTGACGCAGCAGGGCTACCGACACATCCTGCTGGTGGGGCCAGGGGTGAACTTTATCGACGTGGCGGGTGCGGAGATGCTGGCCCACGAGGCGCGGCGACTCAGGGATCTGGGCGGAGGGCTTTACCTGTCCAGTTTCAAGAGCACTGCCCTGGAGTTGGTCCGCCAGGATGTTTACATCAGCGAGGTTGGTGAGGAGAACATCTTCCACTCACCGCAGGAGGCGGTCGCCACCCTATTCCCCCGGCTCGACGAGTCGACCTGCCGCGCTTGCACCGCGCGGATATTCCAAGAATGCAGCAGGGTACCTGGACCGGAGTCCCAGACCACAAAGTCACGGACGTCGGATCCTGAAAAATAG
- a CDS encoding dimethyl sulfoxide reductase anchor subunit family protein: protein MHPALSVIFFTVASGAGFGLVIVTITLELLGGVPGLGAGGTLSAVALGVVLATAGLLSSTLHLANPKNAWRAFFRFRTSWLSREAVFSVLFYPVVLAYGLVLWSTGGGGWASAALGVLTVLLALLTVFATGMIYASLRTIPQWNSPLVPTNYLLLSVASGALLLTSVAGISGGELGTPAVLALALLAVAALAKTVYFFWMGAPQGPSINTATGMTRGQVRLLEAGQSHDSFLNREFSYKAPAQRLKALRRVVYLVAFVIPLLLLVALVQGGGAWLAALATLLLLAGLLVERWLFFAEARHTVNLYYGQQRC, encoded by the coding sequence ATGCACCCTGCCTTGTCCGTCATTTTCTTCACCGTGGCCTCCGGTGCCGGATTCGGCCTGGTGATCGTTACCATCACCCTCGAACTGCTCGGCGGTGTGCCCGGCCTGGGTGCGGGAGGCACGCTGAGCGCGGTGGCCCTGGGCGTGGTGCTGGCCACGGCGGGGCTGCTATCGTCGACGCTGCACCTGGCCAATCCGAAGAACGCCTGGCGGGCCTTCTTCCGGTTCCGGACCTCCTGGCTGTCCCGGGAGGCGGTGTTTTCCGTGCTCTTCTACCCGGTGGTGCTGGCCTACGGCCTCGTGCTCTGGTCGACGGGGGGCGGGGGTTGGGCGAGTGCTGCCCTGGGCGTGCTCACCGTGCTGCTGGCCCTGCTGACCGTGTTCGCCACCGGGATGATCTACGCCAGCCTGCGCACCATACCGCAGTGGAATAGCCCGCTGGTGCCCACCAACTACCTGCTGTTGTCCGTCGCGTCCGGCGCCCTGTTGTTGACATCGGTCGCCGGGATCAGCGGCGGTGAACTGGGGACGCCCGCCGTTCTTGCGCTCGCCCTGCTGGCGGTTGCCGCCCTGGCCAAGACGGTTTACTTCTTCTGGATGGGGGCGCCGCAGGGCCCCAGCATCAACACCGCTACCGGCATGACCCGGGGGCAGGTGCGGCTGCTGGAGGCCGGTCAGAGCCACGACAGCTTCCTGAACCGTGAGTTCAGCTATAAGGCGCCTGCGCAGAGGCTGAAGGCCCTGCGACGGGTGGTGTATCTGGTCGCTTTCGTTATTCCGCTGCTATTGCTGGTCGCCCTGGTGCAGGGCGGCGGGGCGTGGCTGGCCGCACTCGCGACCCTGCTGCTGCTGGCGGGCCTGCTGGTTGAGCGCTGGCTCTTCTTCGCGGAGGCACGCCACACGGTTAACCTGTATTACGGGCAGCAGCGGTGCTGA
- a CDS encoding 4Fe-4S dicluster domain-containing protein, translating into MKLGLVIDMDNCVGCQACVVACKQWNTSGTLGPLTDYDPYGEAPEGVAFNHVRSYEVDTFPNNKTFNMPMSCMHCETAECVTVCPTGASYKREEDGIVLVDQDKCMGCNLCAWACPYGARELDEAQGTMKKCTLCVDRIYDEQLPPEERQPACVLTCPSNARHFGDFDDPDSHVSQLVRERGGQSLMPELGYNPVNQYLPPRNQPHMEQAEGEAPAGLAERLKRWLGQRVAR; encoded by the coding sequence ATGAAGCTTGGTCTGGTAATTGATATGGACAACTGCGTGGGCTGCCAGGCCTGCGTGGTTGCCTGCAAGCAGTGGAACACCTCGGGCACCCTGGGCCCCCTGACGGACTACGACCCCTACGGGGAGGCCCCGGAGGGTGTGGCCTTTAACCATGTGCGCTCCTACGAGGTCGACACCTTCCCGAATAACAAGACCTTCAACATGCCCATGTCCTGCATGCACTGCGAGACCGCGGAGTGCGTGACGGTCTGTCCGACCGGGGCCTCTTACAAGCGCGAGGAGGACGGCATCGTGCTGGTGGACCAGGACAAGTGCATGGGCTGCAACCTGTGCGCCTGGGCCTGCCCCTACGGGGCGCGGGAGCTGGATGAGGCCCAGGGCACGATGAAGAAGTGCACCCTGTGCGTCGACCGGATCTACGATGAACAGCTACCTCCGGAGGAGCGCCAGCCGGCCTGCGTGCTCACCTGCCCGAGCAATGCCCGCCACTTTGGCGACTTCGACGATCCCGACTCCCACGTGAGCCAGCTGGTCCGGGAGCGAGGAGGGCAATCGTTGATGCCCGAACTGGGCTACAACCCGGTGAACCAGTACCTGCCGCCCCGTAATCAACCGCACATGGAGCAGGCCGAGGGCGAAGCCCCTGCAGGTCTCGCCGAGCGGCTGAAGCGCTGGCTTGGCCAACGCGTGGCGCGCTGA